A single Thermosynechococcus vestitus BP-1 DNA region contains:
- the dapB gene encoding 4-hydroxy-tetrahydrodipicolinate reductase: MSTPISVIVVGALGKMGREVVKAVHQAPDTALYAAVDRKQVGEDIGEALGLGTLEIPISGSLQEVCVAAAQEKQPVVMVDFTHPQAVYENVRMAIAYGVYPVVGTTGLSPEQIEELAEFADKADMGAVIAPNFSIGMVLLQEAAIRASQYFDHVEIIELHHNQKADAPSGTALQTAQRLAELGKTFNPPQVQESEHLRGARGAFAAAEIRIHSVRLPGLIAHQEVIFGAPGQIYTLRHDTSDRQCYMPGVLLAIRKVRQLKRLIYGLEKLL; the protein is encoded by the coding sequence ATGAGTACACCTATCTCAGTGATTGTTGTTGGTGCCCTCGGTAAGATGGGGCGTGAAGTCGTTAAGGCTGTACACCAGGCACCCGACACAGCGCTTTATGCCGCCGTTGATCGCAAGCAGGTGGGAGAAGATATTGGCGAAGCTTTGGGGCTAGGGACATTAGAAATTCCCATTAGTGGCAGCTTGCAAGAGGTGTGTGTGGCGGCTGCCCAAGAAAAACAACCCGTGGTCATGGTGGACTTCACCCATCCCCAAGCAGTGTATGAGAATGTGCGCATGGCGATCGCCTACGGGGTGTATCCGGTGGTGGGCACAACCGGTCTGAGTCCTGAACAAATTGAGGAACTGGCCGAGTTTGCCGATAAAGCCGATATGGGAGCTGTGATTGCTCCCAACTTTTCCATTGGCATGGTGCTGCTTCAGGAGGCGGCCATCCGCGCCAGCCAATACTTTGACCATGTCGAGATCATTGAACTCCACCACAATCAAAAAGCCGATGCCCCCAGTGGTACTGCCCTGCAAACCGCACAGCGTTTAGCTGAATTGGGCAAAACCTTTAACCCGCCCCAAGTGCAGGAATCGGAACATCTTAGGGGGGCGCGGGGCGCCTTTGCTGCGGCTGAGATTCGCATCCACAGTGTTCGCCTGCCGGGATTAATTGCCCATCAGGAGGTGATTTTTGGGGCACCGGGGCAAATTTATACCCTACGCCATGACACGAGCGATCGCCAGTGCTATATGCCGGGGGTACTGCTTGCCATTCGCAAGGTCAGGCAACTCAAACGTTTGATCTATGGCCTCGAGAAGCTCCTCTAG
- a CDS encoding GTP-binding protein, with amino-acid sequence MEIMRIVITGPVGAGKSTFIRTISEIEPVDTDRKATDETAAFKERTTVAMDFGRLQFGPNVALHLYGTPGQERFDFMWDILIRKAHAFILLVSSHRPQDFRAARRILAFMRHRTKIPMLVGLSHADNPNAWPAEEIAIALGYLSPHGRPPMLPVNALDRSSVAAAMMALIQAYASAQSSQSNHRALTT; translated from the coding sequence ATGGAAATTATGCGTATTGTCATCACAGGACCAGTGGGAGCAGGGAAATCTACCTTCATCCGCACCATTAGCGAAATTGAACCAGTGGATACGGACCGCAAGGCAACGGATGAAACTGCTGCTTTCAAAGAAAGGACAACGGTGGCGATGGATTTTGGGCGGCTTCAGTTTGGCCCCAATGTTGCCCTGCATCTGTATGGCACCCCCGGCCAAGAACGCTTTGACTTTATGTGGGATATTCTCATTCGCAAAGCCCATGCTTTCATCCTGCTGGTGAGTTCTCACCGCCCTCAAGATTTTCGAGCAGCACGGCGGATTTTGGCCTTTATGCGCCATCGCACAAAGATTCCCATGCTAGTGGGTCTGAGCCATGCGGATAACCCGAATGCTTGGCCTGCTGAAGAGATCGCGATCGCCCTTGGCTACCTAAGTCCCCACGGTCGCCCACCGATGCTGCCGGTCAACGCCTTGGATCGGTCTTCCGTTGCTGCTGCCATGATGGCACTCATTCAAGCCTATGCCAGTGCCCAGTCCTCGCAATCAAACCACAGGGCACTTACCACTTAG
- a CDS encoding hemerythrin family protein, with translation MLQRFEWTDRLSTGVPMVDIQHKELVTAINDLADAIEQGRGASRIKQLIVFMKYYAEWHFENEESCANKYRCPLAEVNHRAHQQFIQLFEELQQQYRHSQADESVAVMIHGKLADWLVNHIMKIDKEIGQHICAHR, from the coding sequence ATGCTACAGCGCTTTGAATGGACGGATCGCCTGAGTACTGGCGTGCCGATGGTTGACATTCAGCACAAGGAGCTAGTGACCGCAATTAATGATCTTGCCGATGCCATTGAACAGGGGCGGGGTGCTTCTCGTATTAAACAGCTCATTGTGTTTATGAAATACTACGCTGAGTGGCACTTTGAGAACGAGGAAAGCTGTGCCAACAAATATCGGTGTCCTCTCGCAGAGGTCAACCATCGTGCCCATCAACAATTCATCCAGCTTTTTGAGGAGCTTCAGCAGCAGTATCGCCACAGTCAAGCGGATGAGTCGGTTGCCGTGATGATCCATGGTAAATTAGCGGATTGGTTGGTCAACCACATCATGAAAATCGATAAGGAGATTGGCCAGCACATTTGTGCCCACCGCTAG
- the trpS gene encoding tryptophan--tRNA ligase: MTKKRVLSGVQPTGSLHLGNYLGAIRNWVAGQAEYENYFCVVDLHAITVPHDPAELAANTYTVAALYLACGIDPAHATIFVQSHVSAHAELTWLLNCITPLNWLEDMIQFKEKAVKQGENVAAGLLDYPVLMAADILLYDADLVPVGEDQKQHLELTRDIAARVNYLFARNQPPILKLPEPLIPKAGARVMSLTDGTKKMSKSDPSELSRINLLDSPDEIRKKIKRCKTDPIRGLAFDDPDRPEANNLLSLYQVLTGKTKEAVAAECADMGWGQFKPLLTDAVIATLEPIQQRYNEIMADPSYLKDLLKKGQEQAATVANATLERVKLAFGFTLP; this comes from the coding sequence GTGACCAAAAAACGGGTGCTTTCGGGAGTACAGCCCACAGGTAGCCTGCATTTAGGCAATTACCTCGGCGCCATTCGCAACTGGGTGGCCGGTCAAGCAGAGTATGAAAACTACTTCTGCGTGGTGGATTTACACGCGATTACGGTACCCCACGATCCAGCGGAACTCGCTGCCAATACCTACACAGTGGCTGCTCTGTATTTGGCCTGTGGTATTGATCCTGCCCACGCCACTATTTTTGTGCAATCCCACGTCAGCGCCCATGCCGAACTCACCTGGTTACTCAACTGCATTACCCCCCTCAACTGGCTGGAGGACATGATCCAATTCAAGGAAAAAGCCGTCAAGCAAGGGGAAAATGTGGCAGCAGGACTGCTGGACTATCCTGTGCTCATGGCAGCAGATATTTTGCTCTATGATGCCGATCTCGTGCCCGTGGGCGAAGATCAAAAACAGCACTTGGAGCTGACCCGCGATATTGCTGCCCGTGTGAATTACCTCTTTGCCCGCAATCAGCCGCCAATTTTGAAGCTGCCGGAACCCTTGATTCCTAAGGCAGGGGCACGGGTGATGAGTCTCACCGACGGCACAAAAAAAATGTCGAAGTCCGATCCATCGGAGTTGAGTCGGATTAACCTTTTGGACTCCCCTGATGAGATTCGCAAAAAGATCAAGCGCTGCAAAACAGATCCGATTCGTGGCTTGGCATTTGACGATCCCGATCGCCCCGAAGCCAATAACCTGCTGAGCCTCTATCAAGTGCTCACGGGAAAAACTAAGGAGGCAGTGGCGGCAGAGTGTGCCGATATGGGCTGGGGACAGTTTAAGCCCCTGCTCACGGATGCGGTGATTGCTACCCTTGAACCCATTCAGCAGCGCTACAACGAGATTATGGCAGATCCAAGCTACCTGAAGGATTTGCTCAAAAAAGGCCAAGAGCAGGCAGCGACTGTGGCAAATGCCACGTTAGAGCGGGTGAAACTTGCCTTTGGGTTTACACTCCCATGA
- a CDS encoding M1 family metallopeptidase, whose product MPSDVTPAKSFVLRGARPHYSPDRPGQVEHIFLDLTLDLEAQTCWGQCHIHLRPLHSQLRHLRLNAVGQQIKGVTVQHQAQPFHYDGEFLEISLDESLGISPEQVLLIAIDYRLDKPQRGLYFVSTHPPQAWTQGEDEDSRYWFPCFDYPGQLATSEIRARVRQPLQAISNGELRACYSEGEWQVFHWHQPQVHPTYLMTLAVGDFAVFDDQWQGKPVTYYVAKDRAADALRTLGKTPKMIDFFSRIYGYPYPYPKYAQVCVADFIFGGMENTSTTLLTDRCLLDERAATEDFRSESLVAHELAHQWFGDLVVIKHWSHAWIKEGMASYAEVLWFEEEYGADFAAYYRLGELRSYLSEDSDRYRRPIVTHVYRDAIELYDRHLYEKGACVYHMIRQELGEELFWKAIQTFVQTYAHQTVETVDLLRAIESATGRNLLPLFDQYVFRGGHPDFHVSYRWEATEQLAVITVKQQQVTEGVTPLERNLFDLRIPIGIGTVDEQGQVSVKIMPLRIHEPEHTFYLPLPKQPRFVSFDAGNHTLKTVTLEYPLPELKAQLQYDPDVLGRIQAAIALGKKGNLEVVQTLAEAFKGEPFWGVRREIAKVLGTIQLDQSLDALKLALADHHPHVRAAAVEAIAGFKSAKAYELLKPIAKHGDPSYSVEAAALKGIGVIAAAKPQPKPKPEKVLKRLRKALETRQGWNEVVRCGAIAGVGQLKDLPEAVNLVLDYTAMDVPQPLRLAAIRTLGTIGDRHHPQLSQILERLEQLSHETFFFTQMAVVQALSQIDHPRVLGLLQQVGDRTTDGRIKRFVDESIAKVQKAIGSDDRLKTLETTLSELQKENQTLKSRLEELAARTQATNQESAPS is encoded by the coding sequence ATGCCGTCTGATGTCACTCCTGCAAAATCCTTTGTTCTCAGGGGTGCCCGCCCCCATTACAGTCCCGATCGCCCCGGACAGGTGGAACACATTTTTCTGGATTTGACGCTGGATTTAGAGGCTCAAACCTGCTGGGGACAGTGCCATATTCACCTGCGCCCGCTGCACTCCCAACTGCGACACTTGCGTCTCAATGCGGTCGGGCAACAGATCAAGGGCGTGACCGTGCAGCACCAAGCGCAACCCTTCCACTACGACGGCGAATTCCTTGAGATTTCCCTCGATGAGAGCCTAGGGATTAGCCCAGAGCAGGTGCTGCTGATTGCCATTGACTATCGCCTTGACAAGCCTCAGCGAGGGTTATACTTTGTCTCCACCCACCCACCCCAAGCCTGGACCCAAGGAGAAGATGAGGACTCCCGCTATTGGTTTCCCTGTTTTGACTATCCCGGTCAACTGGCGACGTCAGAGATCAGAGCCCGAGTGCGCCAGCCCCTCCAGGCCATTTCCAATGGTGAATTGCGTGCCTGTTATAGCGAGGGAGAGTGGCAAGTCTTTCACTGGCACCAGCCCCAAGTTCACCCCACCTACCTGATGACCTTGGCTGTGGGGGATTTTGCCGTTTTTGATGATCAGTGGCAGGGCAAGCCCGTCACCTACTACGTTGCTAAAGATCGGGCGGCCGATGCCCTACGCACCTTGGGCAAAACGCCAAAGATGATTGACTTTTTTAGCCGCATCTATGGCTATCCCTACCCCTACCCAAAATATGCCCAGGTGTGTGTGGCCGATTTTATTTTTGGTGGCATGGAAAACACCTCGACAACGCTGCTCACCGATCGCTGTCTTTTGGATGAGCGGGCGGCGACGGAAGATTTTCGCAGTGAAAGTCTTGTGGCCCATGAGCTGGCACACCAGTGGTTTGGGGATCTGGTGGTGATCAAGCACTGGTCCCATGCCTGGATTAAGGAGGGCATGGCCTCCTATGCCGAGGTGTTGTGGTTTGAAGAGGAATATGGCGCTGATTTTGCCGCCTACTACCGTCTTGGGGAGTTGCGCAGCTACCTCAGTGAGGATAGCGATCGCTACCGCCGCCCGATTGTCACCCACGTCTATCGCGACGCCATTGAACTCTACGATCGCCACCTCTACGAAAAAGGCGCCTGTGTCTATCACATGATCCGCCAAGAACTCGGCGAAGAACTCTTCTGGAAAGCCATTCAAACCTTTGTCCAGACCTACGCCCATCAAACCGTTGAAACGGTGGATCTCCTGCGGGCCATTGAAAGTGCCACCGGACGCAACTTGCTTCCCCTCTTTGACCAATACGTGTTTCGCGGCGGGCATCCCGACTTCCATGTCAGCTATCGCTGGGAGGCTACCGAGCAATTAGCTGTGATTACCGTCAAGCAACAGCAGGTAACCGAAGGCGTTACCCCCCTAGAGCGCAATCTTTTTGACCTGCGGATTCCCATTGGTATCGGTACCGTAGATGAACAGGGCCAGGTTTCAGTGAAGATCATGCCGCTGCGCATTCATGAACCAGAGCACACCTTCTATCTACCGCTGCCAAAGCAACCCAGGTTTGTGAGTTTTGATGCCGGCAACCATACGCTCAAAACCGTTACCCTAGAGTACCCGCTGCCGGAGCTCAAGGCGCAGCTTCAGTACGATCCCGACGTACTTGGACGCATTCAAGCCGCCATTGCCCTTGGCAAGAAAGGCAACCTAGAGGTGGTTCAAACCCTGGCAGAGGCATTCAAAGGCGAACCCTTCTGGGGGGTACGGCGCGAAATTGCCAAAGTCCTAGGCACAATTCAACTGGATCAAAGTTTAGATGCCCTGAAACTGGCGCTTGCGGATCACCATCCCCATGTGCGCGCAGCAGCAGTGGAGGCCATTGCCGGGTTTAAGTCCGCGAAAGCCTACGAACTCCTCAAGCCCATTGCCAAGCATGGCGACCCCAGTTATAGCGTTGAAGCAGCTGCCCTGAAGGGAATTGGTGTCATTGCCGCTGCCAAACCACAACCGAAACCCAAGCCCGAAAAAGTGCTAAAACGGCTGCGCAAAGCCTTGGAAACGCGGCAGGGTTGGAATGAGGTGGTGCGCTGTGGGGCGATCGCCGGCGTGGGCCAACTCAAGGATCTGCCAGAGGCGGTGAATTTGGTTCTCGACTATACTGCGATGGATGTCCCGCAACCCCTGCGTTTGGCAGCCATTCGTACCCTTGGCACCATTGGCGATCGCCACCATCCCCAACTGTCGCAAATTCTGGAACGGCTAGAGCAACTGAGCCACGAGACCTTTTTCTTTACCCAGATGGCCGTTGTCCAAGCCCTGAGTCAAATTGACCATCCACGGGTTTTGGGCCTCCTGCAACAGGTGGGCGATCGCACCACCGATGGCCGCATCAAGCGATTCGTGGATGAAAGCATTGCCAAAGTGCAAAAAGCCATTGGCAGTGATGACCGTCTCAAGACTCTAGAGACCACCCTCAGCGAGTTGCAAAAGGAAAACCAAACCCTGAAAAGCCGCCTTGAAGAATTGGCGGCACGCACTCAGGCGACCAATCAGGAATCAGCCCCCAGTTAG
- a CDS encoding cupin domain-containing protein → MLVFSFPELVERCQTWTPKRPGYAVCPLDHHNPELASSLYRIEPGQANYPHYHHRGDDIFLIVSGVGELITCPMTPPANSVAATALRRTPVETGSYVHVDAQCLHWLRNLSPDQPLYYLNIAPLSHESDRVDVTIEGWNEKST, encoded by the coding sequence ATGTTAGTTTTTTCTTTTCCTGAGTTGGTTGAGCGCTGTCAAACTTGGACACCCAAGCGGCCTGGCTATGCCGTTTGTCCCTTGGATCACCATAACCCTGAACTGGCCTCTAGCCTCTACCGTATCGAACCAGGACAAGCCAATTATCCCCACTATCACCATCGGGGCGATGATATTTTCCTGATTGTCTCGGGTGTGGGTGAGCTCATTACCTGCCCCATGACGCCGCCTGCTAACTCGGTGGCTGCAACAGCGCTAAGACGCACTCCCGTAGAAACTGGCTCCTATGTCCATGTGGATGCCCAATGTCTGCATTGGCTGCGGAATTTATCCCCTGATCAGCCCTTGTATTACCTAAACATTGCACCACTGTCCCACGAGAGCGATCGTGTCGATGTAACCATTGAGGGCTGGAACGAAAAAAGTACTTAG
- a CDS encoding Tab2/Atab2 family RNA-binding protein, translating to MDTIWELDFYSRPLVDENNKKIWELLVCDRQQQFQFSKTCAGAEANARWLAAALEEAMDQWRQQLGLAEGVQPQRVRFFRRAMSSIITRGGEAAGLVMVPSRRTFALYDWLRDRATNFYPTLPNYQADLATPPQLPPPAPQPLPPALQGDRWQLSGLPLGEIKTAAEWELPFGEVPPLPFLTLNDDTLLPGLIIYSQRALPLAGWLSGLEPASLSFEETPQPLLILETGASDRWILIRGRNPQIQKELAAFKDACTQSQGLHFIAVKEQPTQETLQGFWLLQQTPEL from the coding sequence ATGGATACGATCTGGGAGTTGGATTTTTATTCCCGTCCCCTTGTGGATGAAAACAACAAGAAAATCTGGGAGCTGCTGGTTTGCGATCGCCAGCAACAATTTCAGTTCAGCAAAACCTGTGCAGGCGCTGAAGCCAATGCCCGCTGGTTAGCGGCGGCGCTTGAGGAAGCCATGGATCAATGGCGACAGCAACTGGGCCTGGCAGAGGGGGTTCAACCCCAGCGAGTGCGTTTTTTTCGCCGAGCCATGAGCAGCATTATTACGCGGGGGGGAGAAGCCGCAGGATTAGTGATGGTGCCGAGTCGGCGCACGTTTGCCCTCTATGATTGGCTGCGCGATCGTGCCACAAACTTCTATCCAACCCTACCCAACTACCAAGCCGATCTGGCAACGCCACCGCAGTTACCTCCCCCTGCACCTCAGCCTTTACCACCGGCTCTGCAGGGCGATCGCTGGCAATTGAGTGGTCTCCCTCTTGGGGAAATTAAAACCGCTGCTGAATGGGAACTGCCCTTTGGTGAGGTACCACCACTGCCCTTTTTGACCCTCAACGACGATACGCTTCTGCCGGGGTTAATTATCTATTCGCAGCGGGCACTGCCCTTGGCGGGTTGGCTATCGGGGCTAGAGCCCGCCTCTCTCAGTTTTGAGGAGACACCGCAGCCCTTGCTGATTTTGGAAACGGGGGCCAGCGATCGCTGGATTCTCATTAGAGGCCGCAATCCTCAGATTCAGAAGGAACTGGCGGCCTTTAAGGACGCCTGCACCCAAAGCCAAGGGCTGCACTTTATCGCAGTGAAGGAACAACCGACACAGGAGACCCTGCAGGGCTTTTGGTTGCTGCAGCAAACCCCTGAACTTTGA
- a CDS encoding DUF167 domain-containing protein, whose translation MGKKHVIVKPNARQASVSITPAGQLLVTVRAPASDGQANQELIALLAAYFGVPKSRIQLVKGHTSRHKVIELLD comes from the coding sequence ATGGGTAAAAAGCACGTCATTGTCAAACCCAATGCACGGCAGGCTTCTGTCTCTATCACCCCTGCAGGTCAACTTCTGGTTACAGTCCGTGCCCCTGCCAGTGATGGTCAAGCCAATCAGGAACTTATTGCTCTCTTGGCAGCGTATTTTGGGGTACCCAAGTCGCGTATTCAGTTGGTTAAGGGTCACACGAGTCGCCATAAGGTGATTGAACTGCTGGATTAA
- a CDS encoding DUF4388 domain-containing protein produces the protein MKITGYLSEFSLGEIFRFLEQGQKTGCLSIKPVEMAGMMPLIPLAQEYYIFFRLGQIVAATTSLDHQGLQRLIEQRGWLRPTTIQRLLPFCSLTGSLGLCLKTQGALDPEQLQLLFKQQVLTPIPHLFSLNEGWFKFDANHPLPFHEMTGLSASPMDISLAGLRLLRDWTALMDKLPLPSSAIASTIEGQPPYRLNRHEWQVWEYANGTMTLQEISDALSLPILEIQKICFRLMVVGIAEEIAGISVPSASATEPEPIETAEISTSFLEGLFTFLKTKTQANAS, from the coding sequence ATGAAAATTACAGGTTATCTATCGGAATTTTCCTTGGGGGAAATTTTCCGTTTTCTGGAGCAAGGGCAAAAAACAGGCTGCCTCTCGATTAAGCCAGTGGAAATGGCAGGGATGATGCCACTCATCCCCCTGGCGCAGGAGTACTATATTTTCTTTCGCTTAGGTCAGATTGTGGCAGCAACAACAAGCTTAGATCATCAAGGACTGCAACGGCTGATTGAGCAGCGGGGATGGCTCCGCCCCACCACGATCCAACGCCTCCTGCCCTTTTGCTCCCTCACGGGTTCCCTTGGCCTCTGCCTAAAAACACAGGGTGCCCTTGACCCCGAACAGCTTCAATTATTGTTTAAGCAGCAGGTCCTGACACCAATTCCTCACCTCTTTAGTCTCAATGAGGGCTGGTTCAAGTTTGATGCCAACCATCCGCTGCCCTTTCACGAAATGACGGGACTCAGTGCCTCACCGATGGACATTTCCTTAGCGGGTCTACGACTCCTGCGGGATTGGACAGCCTTGATGGACAAGCTGCCCTTGCCCAGTTCAGCGATCGCCAGCACAATTGAGGGTCAGCCCCCCTACCGTCTAAATCGCCATGAGTGGCAAGTGTGGGAGTACGCCAATGGCACAATGACACTTCAGGAAATTAGCGATGCTTTGAGCTTGCCAATTCTGGAGATCCAGAAAATCTGCTTCCGCTTGATGGTGGTGGGCATTGCCGAGGAGATTGCGGGCATTAGTGTCCCTTCTGCTAGTGCTACTGAGCCTGAACCCATTGAAACAGCAGAAATCAGCACCTCCTTTTTGGAGGGACTCTTTACATTCCTAAAAACGAAAACCCAAGCGAACGCTTCCTAG
- a CDS encoding ammonium transporter has protein sequence MKRARRQKRPLLNLDWQPNFRWRSPALVACIPLALIIVAVWGVAAQAQDKPLTPEDVQGVLNTIWVLVAAILVIFMNAGFGMLETGFCRQKNAVNILAKNLIVFALATLAYWAIGYSFMFGTEGNAFIGWGGFFLSSEDPATYGLNPFPKGLPISVAFLFQAAFAGTAATIVSGAVAERIKFVDFLIFSLLLTGISYPITGHWVWGGGLLSSIGFLGENVAFKDFAGSTVVHAVGGWSALMGAAFLGPRIGKYAADGTPQALPGHNMGFAMLGCLILWIGWFGFNPGSQLAADEAVPYIAVTTNLAAAAGGVAATITAWLAIGKPDLSMIINGILAGLVSITAGCAGVSYWSAVIIGTIGGVIVVYSVLFFDRIKIDDPVGATSVHLVCGTWGTLAVGLFDKELGLFSGYGVTQLIAQIIGILTIGGFTVLLTSIFWLALKQTLGIRVSEEEEIKGLDIGEHGMEAYSGFLKE, from the coding sequence CTGAAACGTGCTAGACGGCAAAAGCGCCCGTTACTCAACCTCGACTGGCAGCCCAATTTCCGTTGGCGATCGCCTGCTCTTGTCGCCTGCATTCCCCTAGCTTTAATCATTGTGGCTGTTTGGGGAGTGGCTGCTCAGGCCCAGGATAAACCCCTCACCCCTGAAGATGTTCAAGGCGTGCTCAATACGATTTGGGTATTGGTGGCAGCAATTCTCGTGATTTTCATGAATGCCGGCTTTGGCATGTTGGAAACTGGCTTCTGCCGCCAGAAAAATGCTGTCAACATTCTTGCTAAAAACTTAATTGTTTTTGCCTTGGCCACCCTTGCCTACTGGGCGATCGGGTACTCCTTCATGTTTGGTACTGAGGGTAATGCTTTTATCGGCTGGGGGGGCTTTTTCCTCAGTAGTGAAGACCCTGCAACCTACGGCCTTAATCCCTTTCCGAAGGGTTTACCCATCTCTGTCGCATTTCTGTTCCAAGCTGCCTTTGCAGGAACGGCAGCCACCATTGTTTCTGGGGCAGTGGCCGAGCGGATCAAGTTTGTTGACTTTTTGATTTTCAGCCTGCTGCTCACTGGTATCTCTTACCCGATTACGGGTCACTGGGTTTGGGGGGGTGGTCTCCTCAGCAGCATTGGTTTCCTTGGTGAAAATGTTGCCTTTAAGGATTTTGCTGGTTCAACGGTGGTGCACGCAGTGGGCGGTTGGTCAGCTCTGATGGGAGCTGCTTTCCTGGGGCCACGGATAGGTAAGTATGCTGCTGACGGTACTCCCCAAGCCTTGCCCGGTCATAACATGGGCTTTGCCATGCTGGGCTGTTTGATCCTGTGGATCGGCTGGTTTGGTTTTAACCCTGGTTCTCAACTGGCCGCGGATGAAGCTGTACCCTACATCGCAGTGACAACAAACCTGGCAGCAGCAGCGGGTGGTGTTGCGGCAACAATTACCGCTTGGCTAGCCATTGGTAAACCTGACCTCTCCATGATTATCAACGGTATTCTGGCGGGCCTGGTGTCCATTACAGCAGGCTGTGCAGGTGTGTCCTACTGGAGTGCCGTGATTATTGGTACCATTGGCGGCGTGATTGTCGTCTATTCAGTTCTCTTCTTTGACCGCATCAAAATTGATGACCCTGTCGGTGCCACCTCTGTCCACTTAGTCTGTGGCACTTGGGGTACCTTAGCCGTTGGCTTGTTTGACAAAGAGTTAGGCTTGTTCAGCGGCTACGGGGTGACTCAATTGATTGCCCAGATCATCGGTATCTTGACCATCGGTGGCTTTACTGTACTGCTCACAAGTATCTTTTGGCTGGCCTTAAAACAAACCCTTGGCATTCGTGTTTCCGAAGAAGAGGAAATCAAGGGCTTGGACATCGGCGAGCATGGCATGGAAGCCTACAGCGGTTTCTTGAAGGAGTAA
- a CDS encoding protoglobin domain-containing protein, which yields MTIEPINFMATMVRRVQLTDEDKSLLAEAAPWGKEIAPQMADTFYDYLGRDEEMNAILNATEGRIHRLHQTFVDWFYEMFTGMDSWGKAYAERRWKIGLVHVRIGIGPQHVVPAMAVVVNAVRQKLREANKSEALSDALGKICMIDLAFIEQAYFEVSSQAVLKETGWTQALFQRLIATGAAAM from the coding sequence ATGACAATTGAGCCAATCAATTTTATGGCAACAATGGTACGACGAGTCCAGTTGACCGATGAAGACAAATCGCTGTTAGCTGAAGCCGCCCCTTGGGGGAAAGAAATTGCTCCGCAAATGGCGGATACTTTTTATGACTATCTAGGCCGTGATGAAGAAATGAACGCTATCCTCAATGCCACGGAGGGGCGAATCCATCGTCTGCATCAAACCTTTGTCGACTGGTTTTATGAAATGTTCACAGGAATGGATAGTTGGGGCAAAGCCTATGCTGAGCGACGCTGGAAAATTGGTCTTGTCCATGTGCGCATTGGAATTGGCCCGCAGCACGTCGTGCCTGCAATGGCAGTTGTCGTGAATGCCGTACGCCAAAAATTAAGGGAAGCCAACAAATCCGAAGCCCTCAGTGACGCCCTTGGCAAAATTTGCATGATTGATCTTGCCTTTATTGAGCAGGCCTACTTTGAAGTTTCTTCCCAAGCAGTCCTCAAAGAAACCGGTTGGACACAGGCACTGTTTCAGCGTCTGATTGCCACGGGTGCTGCTGCTATGTAG
- a CDS encoding roadblock/LC7 domain-containing protein, whose product MPINAAKLEATLQHFVANASNVQGAALVSPDGLTLAATLPGGMDDERVAAMSAAMLSLGERIGRELSRGQVERILVEGSNGYGILTSCTEDAVFLVLADASAKLGIINLEIKNVLADLQSQLTGVSQPLNV is encoded by the coding sequence ATGCCGATTAACGCTGCAAAACTGGAAGCCACACTGCAACACTTTGTTGCCAATGCCAGTAATGTCCAAGGGGCAGCCCTTGTATCTCCTGATGGTCTGACGCTGGCCGCAACTCTGCCGGGGGGAATGGACGATGAACGGGTGGCTGCAATGTCAGCCGCAATGCTGTCCTTAGGGGAGCGGATTGGCCGAGAACTGAGTCGTGGCCAAGTGGAACGAATTTTGGTTGAGGGAAGCAATGGCTATGGCATTCTCACTAGTTGTACTGAAGATGCAGTCTTTCTGGTGCTAGCGGATGCCTCTGCCAAGTTAGGAATTATCAACCTTGAAATTAAAAATGTGTTGGCCGACCTGCAAAGCCAACTCACCGGTGTGAGTCAGCCCCTAAATGTTTAA